A section of the Kribbella sp. HUAS MG21 genome encodes:
- a CDS encoding aldo/keto reductase — MAAPSQVLAPRSTVRFRPPRFGLGGSHLGEPADETAVATVDAAYQAGIRFFDTSPAYGDSERRLGTALQRRPRGEFLVSTRVVGNDPEESVRASTERLGLAVDLVFAHDEAAYPVLDQLRRDGVIKAVGAASDDWQELDELVRDVELDCVLLKGYSLLDQSAKPLLDRCVSRGVSAIVAGILSPHVLQADTVQARRISAVCERYGVSLPQAALAFPSRHLAVTSVLITAASPAEIRADARLVRQPVPERLWKDPELGRLLSSE; from the coding sequence ATGGCCGCACCCAGCCAGGTGCTCGCGCCCCGCTCGACGGTGCGGTTCCGGCCGCCGCGGTTCGGGCTCGGCGGTTCGCATCTCGGGGAGCCCGCCGACGAGACGGCCGTCGCGACCGTCGACGCGGCGTACCAGGCAGGCATCCGGTTCTTCGACACGTCACCGGCGTACGGCGACTCGGAACGACGTCTCGGTACGGCGCTGCAGCGGCGGCCGCGGGGTGAGTTCCTGGTGTCGACAAGGGTCGTGGGCAACGATCCGGAGGAGTCGGTGCGGGCGAGCACTGAGCGGCTCGGGCTCGCGGTCGACCTGGTCTTCGCCCACGACGAAGCGGCGTACCCGGTGCTCGATCAACTGCGACGCGACGGGGTCATCAAGGCAGTCGGAGCGGCGTCGGACGACTGGCAGGAGCTCGACGAACTCGTGCGGGACGTCGAGCTGGACTGCGTGCTTCTCAAGGGCTATTCGTTGCTCGACCAGTCGGCCAAGCCGCTGCTGGACCGGTGCGTTTCGCGCGGAGTCTCGGCGATCGTGGCCGGCATCCTGTCGCCGCATGTACTGCAGGCCGACACCGTCCAGGCGCGGCGGATCTCCGCGGTCTGCGAGCGGTACGGCGTCTCGCTGCCGCAGGCCGCGCTGGCGTTTCCGAGCAGGCACCTCGCGGTCACGTCGGTCCTGATCACCGCAGCGTCCCCGGCAGAGATCAGGGCCGATGCCAGGCTCGTCCGGCAGCCCGTCCCGGAGCGGCTGTGGAAGGATCCCGAACTCGGGCGCCTGCTGTCGTCGGAGTAG
- the fabF gene encoding beta-ketoacyl-ACP synthase II — protein MSKTRVVITGLGATTPLGGDVTSTWEGLLAGRSGARRLTDEWVQNLAVQIAAPVAVEPTDVIERVKARRLDRTAQLAVVAARQAWTDAGLEESGLDKERLGVAVASGIGGLHTTLSNYDALQSNPRRVSPLAIPMLMPNSSAAYVGLEFGAKSGVHTPVSACASGNEAIWLGLDQIRLGRADVVIAGGSEGAIMALPLAAFGMMQALSKRNDDPERASRPWDVDRDGFLLGEGAGILVLESYEHAKARGAKIYAELAGAGISADGHDIAQPDPTGSGARRAMERALAEGDLTPADIFHINAHATSTPQGDIAESIAIRQALGKDADHAIATAPKSMIGHLLGGAGAVESVATVLALHHRVSPPTINVDKLDDQIDLDVATEQRKLPDGDIAALNNSFGFGGHNAAIAFKTV, from the coding sequence ATGTCGAAGACCCGAGTCGTCATCACTGGGCTCGGTGCCACGACCCCGCTCGGGGGCGACGTGACCAGCACCTGGGAAGGGCTGCTGGCCGGCCGCTCCGGCGCCCGGCGGCTGACCGACGAGTGGGTGCAGAACCTCGCGGTCCAGATCGCGGCCCCGGTCGCGGTCGAGCCGACCGACGTGATCGAGCGGGTCAAGGCCCGCCGCCTGGACCGTACGGCACAGCTCGCCGTGGTCGCCGCCCGGCAGGCCTGGACCGACGCCGGCCTGGAGGAGTCCGGCCTGGACAAGGAGCGGCTCGGTGTCGCGGTCGCGTCCGGGATCGGCGGCCTGCACACCACGCTGTCGAACTACGACGCCCTGCAGTCCAACCCGCGCCGGGTGTCGCCGCTGGCGATCCCGATGCTGATGCCGAACTCGTCGGCGGCGTACGTCGGCCTGGAGTTCGGTGCGAAGTCCGGCGTGCACACGCCGGTGTCGGCGTGCGCGTCCGGCAACGAGGCGATCTGGCTGGGGCTGGACCAGATCCGGCTCGGCCGCGCGGACGTGGTGATCGCCGGAGGTTCCGAGGGCGCGATCATGGCGCTGCCGCTGGCCGCGTTCGGCATGATGCAGGCGCTCAGCAAGCGCAACGACGACCCGGAGCGCGCGTCGCGCCCGTGGGACGTCGACCGCGACGGCTTCCTGCTCGGCGAGGGCGCCGGGATCCTGGTCCTGGAGTCGTACGAGCACGCCAAGGCGCGCGGCGCGAAGATCTACGCCGAGCTCGCCGGTGCGGGCATCTCCGCCGACGGGCACGACATCGCGCAGCCGGACCCGACCGGTTCCGGGGCGCGGCGGGCGATGGAGCGGGCGCTGGCCGAGGGCGACCTGACCCCGGCGGACATCTTCCACATCAACGCGCACGCCACCTCCACCCCGCAGGGTGACATCGCCGAGTCGATCGCGATCCGGCAGGCGCTCGGCAAGGACGCCGACCACGCGATCGCCACCGCGCCGAAGTCGATGATCGGGCACCTGCTCGGCGGCGCCGGAGCGGTCGAGTCGGTCGCCACCGTGCTCGCCCTGCACCACCGGGTGTCGCCGCCGACCATCAACGTCGACAAGCTCGACGACCAGATCGACCTGGACGTCGCGACCGAACAGCGCAAGCTGCCGGACGGCGACATCGCCGCCCTGAACAACTCCTTCGGCTTCGGCGGCCACAACGCCGCCATCGCCTTCAAGACGGTCTAG
- a CDS encoding alpha/beta fold hydrolase, with product MRRLAGTLAAALAVALTLITIGPRADAGQAGFSTSYERIPGAGGIEIGAVVLTPTGQGDGPFPLVVMPSSWGVPNVEYVGQGAKLASAGFQVISYSSRGFWDTGGAIDIAGPPTVADVGKVIDWADEHTPADTSRVAAVGISYGAGTSLLAAAKDPRIKAVGALSGWADLIRSLNPNETVALQAVTGLLALGNVTGRPGPEMASLQTKFVTGDFDGAIAEAKQLSPVRSAATVVDQLNANKPAVFLANAFEDSIFPPTQYTDFFTRLTGPKRLLLAHGDHATPEASGAVGLPNETWDELADWLRRYLTGAGNGADAEAPVQLKSQRGVWRGYSSWAAVGEQRTSYLTKAGALQTEASTGWSRSIAAGVPTVADSGVALVSGALQGLLSIPTGVATPLVSRSFAGVWTGPALDRAAVVNGAPKVHVTVTPSAASTSLFGYLYDVDALGVGSLISHKPYTLRGATPGKPVPVDLRLEATSWEVPAGHRLVLVIDTVDPRYLGRSVVGSTVTFSSPAGDPSWVGVPMNR from the coding sequence GTGCGCCGACTAGCCGGAACCCTCGCTGCAGCCCTCGCCGTAGCCCTGACGCTGATCACGATCGGCCCACGCGCCGACGCCGGCCAGGCCGGCTTCAGTACGTCGTACGAGCGCATCCCGGGCGCCGGCGGGATCGAGATCGGCGCCGTCGTACTCACACCGACCGGGCAAGGCGACGGCCCGTTCCCGCTCGTCGTGATGCCGTCGAGCTGGGGTGTCCCGAACGTCGAGTACGTCGGCCAAGGCGCCAAGCTGGCGTCGGCCGGCTTCCAGGTGATCTCGTACTCGAGCCGCGGCTTCTGGGACACCGGGGGCGCCATCGACATCGCCGGCCCGCCGACGGTCGCCGACGTCGGCAAGGTGATCGACTGGGCGGACGAGCACACGCCCGCGGACACCAGCCGGGTCGCCGCGGTGGGGATCTCGTACGGCGCCGGTACGTCGCTGCTGGCCGCCGCGAAGGACCCGCGGATCAAGGCGGTCGGCGCACTGAGTGGCTGGGCCGACCTGATCCGGTCGCTGAACCCGAACGAGACCGTCGCCCTGCAGGCGGTCACCGGTCTGCTTGCCCTAGGCAACGTGACCGGGCGCCCGGGCCCGGAGATGGCGTCACTGCAGACGAAGTTCGTGACCGGCGACTTCGACGGTGCGATCGCGGAGGCGAAGCAACTGTCACCGGTGCGTTCGGCCGCGACGGTCGTGGATCAGCTGAACGCCAACAAGCCTGCCGTCTTCCTCGCGAACGCCTTCGAGGACTCGATTTTCCCGCCCACGCAGTACACGGACTTCTTCACCCGCCTCACCGGACCGAAGCGGCTGCTGCTGGCGCACGGCGATCACGCCACCCCCGAGGCGAGCGGAGCGGTTGGCCTGCCCAACGAAACCTGGGACGAGCTCGCCGACTGGCTCCGGCGCTACCTCACCGGCGCCGGCAACGGGGCCGACGCGGAGGCGCCGGTACAGCTGAAGTCGCAGCGCGGCGTGTGGCGCGGGTACTCCAGCTGGGCGGCGGTCGGCGAGCAGCGTACGTCGTACCTGACCAAGGCGGGTGCCCTGCAGACCGAGGCATCGACGGGCTGGAGCCGCTCGATCGCGGCGGGCGTGCCGACGGTCGCGGACAGCGGCGTGGCGCTGGTTTCCGGCGCGCTCCAAGGGCTCCTGTCGATCCCGACCGGTGTGGCGACGCCGTTGGTCAGCAGGTCGTTCGCGGGTGTGTGGACGGGCCCGGCGCTGGATCGCGCGGCTGTGGTGAACGGCGCGCCGAAGGTGCACGTGACGGTGACGCCGTCGGCCGCGAGCACATCGTTGTTCGGCTACCTGTACGACGTCGACGCGCTCGGCGTCGGGTCCTTGATCTCGCACAAGCCCTACACGTTGCGCGGCGCAACACCCGGGAAGCCGGTCCCGGTAGACCTGCGGCTCGAGGCGACCAGCTGGGAAGTGCCCGCCGGGCACCGCCTCGTCCTGGTGATCGACACCGTCGACCCGCGGTACCTCGGGCGCAGCGTGGTCGGGTCGACGGTGACGTTCAGCTCGCCCGCCGGTGATCCCTCCTGGGTCGGTGTGCCGATGAATCGTTGA
- a CDS encoding DUF3145 domain-containing protein, protein MATTRGVLYVHTVPSALCPHVEWAAGGILGVPVKLDWTAQPAAQGTYRAELSWQAEAGTAAKLASALRGWQKLRFEVTEEPSNGAEGERYSFTPELGVFHATTGVHGDIMVPEERLKAAMLKAASGEADLTEEVERLLGRPWDDELEPFRYAGDGAPVRWLHQVV, encoded by the coding sequence GTGGCGACGACTCGTGGCGTTCTGTACGTCCACACGGTGCCGTCAGCGTTGTGCCCGCATGTCGAGTGGGCCGCGGGCGGCATCCTTGGCGTGCCCGTGAAACTCGACTGGACGGCGCAGCCCGCCGCCCAGGGCACGTACCGGGCAGAGCTGTCCTGGCAGGCCGAGGCCGGTACGGCGGCCAAGCTGGCGTCCGCGCTGCGCGGCTGGCAGAAGCTGCGGTTCGAGGTGACCGAGGAGCCGAGCAACGGCGCCGAGGGCGAGCGGTACTCGTTCACGCCCGAGCTCGGCGTCTTCCACGCGACCACCGGGGTGCACGGCGACATCATGGTCCCGGAGGAGCGACTGAAGGCGGCCATGCTGAAGGCCGCGAGCGGCGAGGCCGACCTGACCGAGGAGGTCGAGCGGCTGCTCGGCCGCCCGTGGGACGACGAGCTGGAGCCGTTCCGGTACGCCGGGGACGGCGCGCCGGTGCGCTGGCTGCACCAGGTGGTCTGA
- a CDS encoding VWA domain-containing protein: MEFLSPARLWFLLLIPLILAGYIFLQHRRSQYALRFTNIALLDRVAPRRPQWRRHVAVGLALLAAMTCILAFAQPKDKVKVPRERATIVVAIDVSLSMMATDIDPNRLEAAKKSAKNFVNQLPSKFNVSLVNFAGTASIIVPPTTDRATVLRSIDGLELAESTATGEGIFTSLQALTQVPPDPEHPDDPAPARIVLLSDGKRTVGRTAQEGAQAAKAKNTPVYTICFGTDSGFIEMDGIRQRVPPDRAELRTVAEISGGEAYTAESAGELEDVYKDIGSSVGYDEVDKEITSRYAGFAMLFTLAAAGACIALASRFP; encoded by the coding sequence ATGGAGTTCCTGTCTCCGGCCAGACTGTGGTTCCTGCTGCTCATCCCGCTGATCCTCGCGGGATACATCTTTCTCCAGCACCGCCGCTCGCAGTACGCGCTGCGATTCACGAACATCGCGCTGCTGGACCGGGTCGCCCCGCGGCGCCCGCAGTGGCGGCGGCACGTGGCCGTCGGCCTGGCGCTGCTCGCCGCGATGACCTGCATCCTGGCGTTCGCGCAGCCCAAGGACAAGGTCAAGGTGCCGCGCGAGCGGGCGACGATCGTGGTCGCGATCGACGTCTCGCTGTCGATGATGGCCACCGACATCGACCCGAACCGGCTCGAGGCGGCGAAGAAGTCGGCGAAGAACTTCGTGAACCAGCTGCCGTCCAAGTTCAACGTCTCGCTGGTGAACTTCGCCGGCACCGCGTCGATCATCGTGCCGCCGACCACCGACCGGGCGACGGTACTGCGCTCGATCGACGGCCTCGAGCTGGCCGAGTCGACCGCGACCGGTGAGGGCATCTTCACCTCGCTGCAGGCGCTCACTCAGGTCCCGCCGGACCCCGAGCACCCGGACGACCCGGCCCCGGCGCGGATCGTGCTGCTGTCCGACGGGAAGCGGACAGTCGGCCGGACCGCGCAGGAGGGCGCGCAGGCCGCGAAGGCCAAGAACACCCCGGTGTACACGATCTGCTTCGGCACCGACTCGGGCTTCATCGAGATGGACGGCATCCGGCAGCGGGTGCCACCGGACCGCGCCGAGCTGCGCACGGTCGCGGAGATCAGCGGCGGCGAGGCCTACACCGCGGAGTCGGCCGGTGAGCTCGAGGACGTCTACAAGGACATCGGCTCCTCGGTCGGGTACGACGAGGTCGACAAGGAGATCACCTCCCGGTACGCCGGTTTCGCCATGCTGTTCACGCTGGCCGCGGCCGGTGCCTGCATCGCGCTCGCGTCGAGGTTCCCGTAA
- a CDS encoding DUF58 domain-containing protein encodes MTISQLAPERALRRLELTVVRRLEGYLHGEHLGLLPGPGTELAEAREYQVGDDVRRMDWAVTARTTVPHVRDLIADRELETWALVDLSASMDFGTSMLEKRELAVAAVATVGFLTHRLGDRFGGLMLRDSALRRWPARSGRLALYGLLRALLAEQFGADQEAHRSDLAAALESMARTQRKRGLRVIVSDFLTPQDGEVAAQIEPSWERAMRKLTAQHQVLAVEIVDPRELELPNIGVVTIGDPETGEVREIDTRRAKVREAFATAALAQRERTRAALRRVGAGHLVLRTDRDWVADTVRFVLAYRHVAARLHQPPKGVAR; translated from the coding sequence ATGACGATCTCGCAGCTCGCTCCCGAGCGTGCCCTGCGGCGCCTCGAGCTGACCGTCGTACGGCGCCTCGAGGGCTACCTGCACGGGGAACACCTGGGCCTGCTCCCCGGCCCCGGCACCGAGCTGGCCGAGGCCCGCGAGTACCAGGTCGGCGACGACGTCCGGCGGATGGACTGGGCGGTCACCGCGCGGACCACGGTCCCGCACGTCCGGGACCTGATCGCGGACCGCGAGCTGGAGACCTGGGCGCTGGTGGACCTGTCCGCCTCGATGGACTTCGGTACGTCGATGCTCGAGAAGCGCGAGCTCGCGGTCGCGGCCGTCGCCACCGTCGGATTCCTGACCCACCGGCTCGGCGACCGGTTCGGCGGCCTGATGCTCCGCGACTCCGCGCTGCGCCGCTGGCCGGCCCGCTCCGGGCGGCTGGCGCTCTACGGGCTGCTCCGCGCGCTGCTGGCCGAGCAGTTCGGCGCCGACCAGGAGGCGCACCGCAGCGATCTGGCCGCGGCGCTGGAGTCGATGGCGCGCACCCAGCGCAAGCGCGGGCTGCGGGTCATCGTGTCCGACTTCCTCACCCCGCAGGACGGCGAGGTGGCGGCGCAGATCGAGCCGTCCTGGGAGCGCGCGATGCGCAAGCTGACCGCCCAGCACCAGGTGCTCGCGGTCGAGATCGTCGACCCGCGCGAGCTCGAGCTGCCGAACATCGGCGTGGTCACGATCGGTGATCCCGAGACCGGCGAGGTCCGCGAGATCGACACCCGGCGGGCCAAGGTCCGGGAGGCGTTCGCGACCGCCGCCCTGGCGCAGCGGGAACGCACCCGCGCCGCCCTGCGTAGGGTAGGGGCGGGACACCTGGTGCTGCGCACCGATCGTGACTGGGTCGCGGACACCGTGCGGTTCGTGCTCGCCTACCGGCACGTCGCGGCCCGCCTGCACCAACCGCCGAAGGGAGTGGCTCGCTGA
- a CDS encoding MoxR family ATPase, whose product MTETTVPAGTVTQQSRLIGEALGEVKRVIVGQEHMVETLMVSLLAKGHCLLEGVPGVAKTLAVRTFASVVGGSFARIQFTPDLVPSDIVGTRIYRQTREAFDIELGPTFVNFVLADEINRAPAKVQSAMLELMAERQVSIGGQTFPMPKPFIVIATQNPIESEGVYPLPEAQRDRFLVKIDVPHPRGHEEFEILRRMSVDPPEPRQVLKPETILELQRSAEQVFVHNLVAEYAVRLVMATRTPTDFHLPDLEPIIELGVSPRATLGLIAAGRALALIHGRDYLLPSDIQTVALDVMGHRLGLTFDAVADNIDPRAVIERILATVPPPQPVWRDGTDGSGRPEFV is encoded by the coding sequence ATGACCGAAACCACGGTGCCGGCAGGAACGGTGACCCAGCAGTCCCGGCTGATCGGCGAGGCCCTTGGCGAGGTCAAGCGGGTGATCGTCGGCCAGGAGCACATGGTCGAGACCCTGATGGTGTCGCTGCTGGCCAAGGGCCACTGCCTGCTCGAGGGTGTCCCCGGCGTCGCCAAGACGCTCGCCGTCCGGACCTTCGCCAGCGTCGTCGGCGGCTCGTTCGCCCGGATCCAGTTCACCCCCGACCTGGTCCCGTCGGACATCGTGGGCACCCGGATCTACCGGCAGACCCGGGAGGCCTTCGACATCGAGCTCGGCCCGACGTTCGTGAACTTCGTGCTCGCCGACGAGATCAACCGGGCGCCGGCCAAGGTGCAGTCCGCGATGCTGGAGCTGATGGCCGAGCGGCAGGTGTCGATCGGCGGCCAGACGTTCCCGATGCCGAAGCCGTTCATCGTGATCGCCACCCAGAACCCGATCGAGTCCGAGGGTGTGTACCCGCTCCCGGAGGCGCAGCGCGACCGGTTCCTGGTGAAGATCGACGTACCGCATCCGCGGGGCCACGAGGAGTTCGAGATCCTCCGCCGGATGAGCGTCGACCCGCCGGAGCCGCGGCAGGTGCTGAAGCCGGAGACGATCCTCGAGCTGCAGCGGTCCGCCGAGCAGGTGTTCGTCCACAACCTGGTCGCGGAGTACGCCGTCCGGCTGGTGATGGCGACCCGCACCCCGACCGACTTCCACCTGCCCGACCTGGAGCCGATCATCGAGCTCGGCGTCAGCCCGCGGGCCACCCTCGGCCTGATCGCGGCCGGCCGGGCGCTGGCGCTGATCCACGGGCGGGACTACCTGCTGCCGAGCGACATCCAAACCGTCGCGCTGGACGTGATGGGGCACCGGCTCGGCCTGACCTTCGACGCGGTCGCGGACAACATCGACCCGCGGGCCGTGATCGAGCGGATCCTGGCCACCGTCCCGCCGCCGCAGCCGGTGTGGCGCGACGGCACCGACGGCAGCGGCCGTCCGGAGTTCGTGTAG
- a CDS encoding multidrug efflux SMR transporter encodes MSWLVLILSGVLEAVWAVALGRSEGFTKLVPSVTFGVSLVLSMTGLAYAMRSLPVGTSYAVWVGIGAALTVGYGMVTGAEAISWIKVLLLCGLIGCVVGLKLAH; translated from the coding sequence ATGTCGTGGCTCGTTCTGATCCTGTCCGGTGTGCTCGAAGCGGTGTGGGCCGTGGCCCTGGGACGCTCCGAAGGCTTCACCAAGCTGGTGCCGTCCGTCACCTTCGGGGTGTCGTTGGTGCTCAGCATGACCGGTCTTGCCTACGCGATGCGTTCACTCCCGGTCGGGACGTCGTACGCCGTCTGGGTCGGGATCGGCGCCGCCCTGACCGTCGGCTACGGCATGGTGACCGGTGCCGAAGCGATCAGCTGGATCAAGGTCCTGCTGCTCTGCGGGCTGATCGGTTGCGTCGTCGGCCTGAAGCTCGCGCACTAG
- a CDS encoding oxidoreductase, with translation MTWGTADIPDLTGRRALVTGATSGLGFETALELLRHGADVLVAARNPQKAAETAERLTQQGGKAPTVLAMDLADLASVERAADEVLTSYDALDLLVNNAGVMAPPYRQTVDGFELQLGTNHLGHFALTGRLLPLLLKTPASRVVTVSSFMHKTVRGITEDDLRRPASSYRKWEAYGKSKLANVLFMLELDRRLRAAGADVQSVGAHPGYASTHLQAAGPELAGRALQARLWGAATRLAAQSAAAGAWPSLYAATYADLRPGSFVGPAFFEYRGTPKLVLPTRTAQDPDLAKRLWAWSVEATSVDPALTVPR, from the coding sequence ATGACCTGGGGTACGGCGGACATTCCTGACCTGACCGGACGACGCGCGCTCGTGACGGGCGCGACCAGCGGACTCGGGTTCGAGACCGCGCTGGAGCTCCTCAGACACGGCGCCGACGTGCTGGTTGCCGCGCGCAACCCGCAGAAGGCGGCCGAGACGGCCGAGCGCCTGACGCAGCAGGGCGGGAAGGCTCCGACGGTCCTCGCGATGGACCTGGCCGACCTGGCAAGCGTCGAGCGGGCCGCCGACGAGGTCCTGACGTCGTACGACGCCCTGGACCTGCTCGTCAACAACGCCGGCGTGATGGCGCCGCCGTACCGGCAGACGGTCGACGGGTTCGAGTTGCAGCTCGGCACGAACCACCTCGGGCACTTCGCGTTGACGGGACGCCTGCTGCCGCTGCTGCTGAAGACGCCGGCCAGCCGCGTGGTCACAGTCAGCTCGTTCATGCACAAGACCGTGCGCGGCATCACCGAGGACGACCTGCGGCGCCCGGCGAGCAGCTACCGGAAGTGGGAGGCGTACGGGAAGTCGAAGCTCGCGAACGTGCTGTTCATGCTCGAGCTCGACCGCCGCCTCCGCGCCGCCGGAGCGGACGTACAGAGCGTCGGCGCGCATCCCGGCTATGCCTCCACGCATCTCCAGGCCGCCGGTCCCGAGCTCGCCGGCCGGGCGCTCCAGGCGCGGCTGTGGGGCGCCGCGACCCGGCTCGCGGCGCAATCGGCCGCGGCCGGCGCGTGGCCGAGCTTGTACGCCGCGACGTACGCCGACCTGCGCCCCGGCTCCTTCGTCGGCCCGGCCTTCTTCGAGTACCGCGGTACGCCGAAGCTCGTGTTGCCGACCCGCACCGCACAGGACCCCGACCTGGCGAAGCGGCTCTGGGCGTGGTCGGTCGAGGCGACGAGCGTCGATCCGGCACTCACCGTGCCGAGGTAG
- a CDS encoding carboxyl transferase domain-containing protein, whose product MTTTAAAKPAKLPRELDPRNPITRLTNLLDPSSLELITPDDLSGMVAARGTIAGAAVVAFCSDATVMGGAMGDAGCDVVVKAYDVAREEQVPIIGLWHSGGARLAEGVLSLHAVGKIFFAMTQASGKIPQISVVLGPAAGGAAYGPALTDVVVLGPEGRIFVTGPDVVRSVTGEDVDMLRLGGLEPHGRRSGVVHITTDSEAAALEQARRLADLLANQGTVSIDIPDTDLSGFLPESAKRAYDVHPLVGGVLDEDSPVELHQRWAPNIVTTLGRLGGRTVGVIANNPLRLGGCLDALSAEKASRFVRMCDAFGVPLVVLVDVPGYLPGVGQEWDGVVRRGAKLLHAFAEAVVPRVTLVTRKTYGGAYIAMNARSLGATRVFAWPRAEVAVMGAVAAVRVLHRRKLAEVDPELRPQVEAELAAEHEKIAGGIDRAREIGVVDEVVEPARTRTALAAALAKAEADGPVRGAHGNIPL is encoded by the coding sequence ATGACGACCACCGCCGCCGCGAAACCGGCGAAGCTCCCCCGGGAGCTCGATCCCCGCAACCCGATCACCCGGCTGACCAACCTCCTCGACCCCAGCAGCCTGGAGCTGATCACCCCCGACGACCTGTCCGGGATGGTCGCGGCGCGCGGGACGATTGCCGGGGCGGCGGTCGTCGCCTTCTGCTCGGACGCGACCGTGATGGGCGGCGCGATGGGCGACGCGGGCTGCGACGTTGTCGTCAAGGCGTACGACGTCGCGCGCGAAGAACAGGTACCGATCATCGGCCTGTGGCACTCCGGCGGCGCGCGGCTGGCCGAGGGGGTGCTGAGCCTGCACGCAGTCGGCAAGATCTTCTTCGCGATGACGCAGGCGTCCGGCAAGATCCCGCAGATCTCCGTCGTCCTCGGTCCGGCCGCGGGCGGCGCGGCGTACGGCCCCGCGCTCACCGATGTCGTCGTACTGGGGCCCGAGGGCCGGATCTTCGTGACCGGCCCGGACGTGGTCCGCTCGGTCACCGGCGAGGACGTCGACATGCTGCGCCTCGGCGGCCTGGAGCCGCACGGCCGCCGGTCCGGCGTCGTGCACATCACCACGGACTCCGAGGCGGCCGCCCTCGAGCAGGCGCGACGGCTCGCGGACCTGCTCGCGAACCAGGGCACGGTGTCCATCGACATCCCGGACACCGACCTGTCCGGGTTCCTCCCGGAGTCGGCGAAACGCGCGTACGACGTCCACCCGCTGGTCGGCGGGGTGCTCGACGAGGACTCCCCCGTCGAGCTCCACCAGCGCTGGGCGCCGAACATCGTCACCACGCTCGGCCGGCTCGGCGGCCGCACGGTCGGCGTGATCGCGAACAACCCGCTCCGGCTCGGCGGCTGCCTGGACGCGCTGTCGGCCGAGAAGGCGTCCCGGTTCGTCCGGATGTGCGACGCGTTCGGCGTACCGCTCGTGGTCCTGGTGGACGTGCCGGGCTACCTGCCGGGTGTCGGGCAGGAGTGGGACGGCGTCGTACGGCGCGGCGCGAAGCTGCTGCACGCGTTCGCGGAGGCCGTCGTACCGCGGGTGACGCTGGTGACCCGGAAGACGTACGGCGGTGCGTACATCGCGATGAACGCGCGCTCGCTCGGGGCGACCCGGGTGTTCGCCTGGCCGCGCGCCGAGGTGGCCGTGATGGGCGCGGTCGCCGCGGTCCGGGTGCTGCACCGGCGCAAGCTCGCCGAGGTGGACCCGGAGCTGCGGCCGCAGGTCGAGGCCGAGCTCGCCGCCGAACACGAGAAGATTGCCGGCGGCATCGACCGGGCCCGCGAGATCGGCGTCGTCGACGAGGTCGTCGAACCGGCCCGCACCCGCACCGCCCTGGCCGCCGCCCTCGCCAAGGCCGAGGCCGACGGCCCGGTCCGCGGGGCACACGGCAACATTCCGCTCTGA
- a CDS encoding acyl carrier protein: MASTEEIRSNLAEIVNEIAGIPVEDVQLDKSFTDDLDVDSLSMVEVVVAAEEKFDVKIPDDEVKNLKTVGDAVAFIERAQNG, translated from the coding sequence ATGGCCAGCACCGAAGAGATCCGTTCCAACCTCGCCGAGATCGTGAACGAGATCGCCGGCATCCCGGTCGAGGACGTCCAGCTGGACAAGTCCTTCACCGACGACCTCGACGTCGACTCGCTCTCCATGGTGGAGGTCGTGGTGGCCGCCGAGGAGAAGTTCGACGTGAAGATCCCCGACGACGAGGTCAAGAACCTGAAGACCGTCGGCGACGCGGTCGCGTTCATCGAGCGCGCGCAGAACGGCTGA